TGTGACGGGCAGAGTGCCAACGGCCCGTCCTGTGTTACAAGCGGAGCATTGCTGGCGAAGGTTGGGGTTGGGAGGTGGAGGGAAGGTGGCTGCTAGATAAGCAAACGCCTGATCCAGGTCAGCTATTCCAGATTAGAAGACGAAAGACTAACCTTTTAATTAAGTTTGCCGTGCAATTAGAGCCCTGCGGTATTGTGGCCCAGACACTTCCTGCATTGTGCTACACCACCCATAAAGTAGCAGAGCTAAGGCGGCGAGTGAaggaaagtgagagagagaaagagagaggctaAAAATGGCCCCACCACATCTGCAccacaccacaaaacaaagagaTGCCCAATTGCCACCATATAACCGGGCTCTTTAACTCCCAAAGCATGGCAAACAAACCACCTGAACTTGTCTTAATGTGAACCATTTCTAGGAAAAAACCCACAGCAGAACACCTAAAGCTTATCTTGATGTACTACGTGAACCCATCCAAGTTTCCActgctttcttctttctttcttttttgttttgttttttactcccGCAGTTCGCTGAGAACTCCCAGAGCCGACCCTGTCAAACTTGGTCTAAAATTGTTTAAGTACATTGGACGTGATTTCCTTCTCATAACAAAAATAGAGacaaaatcccaacaatcatatcTTGGTGATGCTTAATGAGCCCTTTCGGATCCTTGACAATATACCACTAATATGGTGCTTTGCGTCCTTTGAAACATACCAGAGTAGACTCGTGGAAATAGTAACACAAAAGCGAGGCCTCGCTGACACCCTACGGTCAGCACAGTTTATACATTTTCATGCCAGTTACTCTCACAACACTCAATCTGCTACGCGGGCCAAAATTGTGCCTTGTGTTCGCGGGGGAGGGGAGACAAAACGAGAGATGAAAAATGAGTCGGGTGTACGAGTAATCGCCTGCTCTGGAGACACGTGGAGCCTGTCTGGAGAAGAGATACTGGGTTAAGGTGGGGTTGGAGGTATGTCATCAATTTGAGCTTGGCACTAATGGTTCAAAATAAAGACGAACACCCCGCTTTGATCTTCGTGGCCTGTTCACTAGACCTGCTGCTAAAGATAACGATCCATGCAGGTTACTGTAATCTTAGCCTTAAACCGCTCAGGAGGAGGACAGGAGAACAGGGGAAGAATATCTACATTTTAATGGAATGTAATTTGCAGTGAGTATTCGAAGGTGGGCTGCTGCTAAAGCATCGTGTTTGAGGAAAAACAAGACGAAAAAGGCGTGCGGAGAAAATTTCTACGAATAgtgggagaagaaaaaaaactaggCGTTTGCGAGTTGTGCCTGAGGGGTGTGGAACGTGCTGGGGCCTGCTGCATTATAAAGACAAGCCCTACACCCAGCCAGCTGTGCTGCACACAAAACTGCAGGAATGAGGGCACCATGAATGGCTTTCACTGTGTGACAATGACTGCAGCATTCAGTGGAAAGGCAACGGTCAGGGGTCTCAGCTGCAGAGATGCAGcaccgagtgtgtgtgtgtgtctgtgtgcgtgtgtacacTGAGAAATTACCCAGGAATGTGAGGATACATGCCAAAGACAAAGAATTTGCATTCTCCTCGCCCTCTGAAGAAATATCACAATCCCATCAAAAAGCCTGTCCCGACAGCCACACTGGATAGAACTAATTAAAGTCTTGTGATCGGCTAaagatgctttttcttttcccgCTGATGCCAAGGGAGAACTGTTAGGACTGTGTGATATGGCTTGAAATTTCAATTTTCTATCATCTTACACATTcactggctttaaaaaaatttatttatagatttatatctcaaaataacaaaaaaagaaacattgtcACGTACAGTTCACACATTCTTTCTGCTCTATTTAACCCTAACTTGAGACATGGATACGCACCCTGATGGCGAAGCATGAGCCAGAGAGGAATCTCAACTTTGGCCACAGACGCTCGACTTAAACTCAGCTACGACTTAATAAATACTTTACAAAAATAatgcaggctttttttttttacaatgaagATCTGCCTCAGAGACACACAGTTAAATTACGGGGGggtaaatgaatgaaaatgaaaacgtGTGCATGCTAAATAAACAATCAAGCGTACAAAAAAACCTGGATAACTGTGAATGACAAAGTTAAGGGAAACTGGGTAACACATTCCTGAGGGAGGTGTCGTTATTCTATTACCACAGGTCTCTCCGATCCGAACgagccacacacgcacacaatcgACACGGGCACGATAACAATAACAGTTCTACAATGACAGTTTTCCCTTTTAAGAATATGAAGTCAGTCCTCCCTTTAGTAACCAAATCTCGAGTTACAATTGGCAACATAATTACTGAcaaaatttcattttcatttattaaaagtgtaaaaaccaaataaaaaaataatcagataaAAAAGACTTTCACGCCTGGTTGTGATGATGTTGAGAGAAGTTCCTTGTGAGAAAAAACAGGTTCTGACTCTGTTAGAATTCTTTGTGGTTCAATAAGAGCAGTATGTCTGTCCTCAGAGCCTAAAAGTTCATGTGTTAATTGACctaaaacagaattaaaaagGGTTTCAGCGCCATTTCTGAGGTTTAGCTGGATATATGGGCAGTGTTTTTGCGGGCTAGAATTCCCTTGCCTCTTCAAACTGTTTGTAATAGTCCTCATCCTGAGGGTTTTCTGGACACGTCTGCCCATTGTTTGGTGGCCTTGCCTGGTTGTAGCGGCTCCAGTCACCTTTGCAGATGATCCAAGGCAGGATGTCCACCTTGTAGTGAAGGTCGGCAGAGAACTCGGTGCTGATTAGATTGGGTGTGCCGGCTCCTTTGCCGCGGGTGATGAGCTTCATGTTGTCGTCGTAGCAGCAGTGCTGCGCAGCCAGCGTGGTGGATTCAAGGGTCAGCATGGAGCGGATGCAGTAACGAGCCGTCGGCTTGTAGATCTCCAGCTTCTCTTTGGGACCGCTGGCGTCTTTCCAGCGGAAATTTCTGCGCGTGGGGGCGTCGTATACGTCCGCCGTGCTGTAAGCCACCTCGGTCGGGTAAGAGCAAGGGCAGCTGGGAAGGTCGTTTGCCACCTTGGTCATGTATTTCTTCAAGAAATCACTCTTGCAGTTCATCCAGCGCTCACAACTGTCTGTGTCTGGAAGAAATCAGGACACAATTTCTAACACTTTCCAACTGCAGAGGATGAAACCAGAAGTGAGATGTTTAAAATCAAGGTGTGCTCGCTGAGTTTAGTAAGAACAGAAAGCAAAGAGGGAGTGGGCAGCTGCATGCTGTGCTCTTCCTGTCCTGTTGCACAGTAATGGAGCACAGCATGAGCATGAGGAATGCTGAGAGTGTGCAGGAGCACTGCTGCCAGATGGAAGAAAATACCTTTGATAGAGTAAGAACATCTGAATGAAGGATAGTGTGGAGTAACACATGAGGAGGCAAAAATCTTACCAACTCCAAAGAGCTCTGTGGCATTGAACTCATCTGTTCCAGCTAACAGGCTCACTTCAGTAGCTGCCGTCCTGAAGGCATCTTCAATACCTTCAGAGAGATGAAAGTACAGTGAAAGCTGGATCAAAAGATGAAAGACCACTAAATCAACACATGGACATACATACCATGTGTCCTTACTATGAATAATGTATTTAGTGATGTGGGTTTTTGTCTgctattgataagattttaccTGGGCAGTTAGGCATGTCGCAAGTTCTGGACTCGGTGGCTGTGCAGGCATAACCGCATGACCTCGTTCTCTTCTGGTTTCCGTTTCCACAAGTGACACTGCACGCTGACCAGCTACTCCAGTCCCCCTCTCCATCCATGTAGTCTTggatcagagagaaagaaagaaacatccTCAGCCCTGTTGCAGGCCATATGCTGAACTTACATCACTCTAGCCTGGACAGTTTTGGATACGGGCAAGTGAGGGGGTTCGCTCTATAGTGTGCTCCTCAAAGCACATACAACATACGCTCATCTATCCACATGCACGTGCTCTCTGTGCTGATGCAAAATTATTGTGTCAATGTGCAATTTCAGTGAGCCAGTTAAAGCATTTTGGAAATTCCATAAAAAGCTTCTGTGCATCCAGGAGACAATTTAAAAATCAACGTTTTCTTTGCTAC
This is a stretch of genomic DNA from Maylandia zebra isolate NMK-2024a linkage group LG13, Mzebra_GT3a, whole genome shotgun sequence. It encodes these proteins:
- the ism1 gene encoding isthmin-1; this translates as MVRLAAELLLLLGLLLLTLHITVLRSNPLPQGNVTVSLDQSTALTENNINAKSSSSAQLAPQDRRSGPEHRLAHRPATLPWAQGGSVHKDGPGAFLLDLHNFPDLSKADINGQNPNIQVTIEVVDGLEGHEPEKGLRKETKPNWASPNWRNWWPHTSSSSSSSSSSSSTHQTEENERSYGSNTEDSNFLRPPADWDRRGSKAQTEYDYMDGEGDWSSWSACSVTCGNGNQKRTRSCGYACTATESRTCDMPNCPGIEDAFRTAATEVSLLAGTDEFNATELFGVDTDSCERWMNCKSDFLKKYMTKVANDLPSCPCSYPTEVAYSTADVYDAPTRRNFRWKDASGPKEKLEIYKPTARYCIRSMLTLESTTLAAQHCCYDDNMKLITRGKGAGTPNLISTEFSADLHYKVDILPWIICKGDWSRYNQARPPNNGQTCPENPQDEDYYKQFEEAREF